The Cylindrospermopsis curvispora GIHE-G1 genome contains a region encoding:
- a CDS encoding glycoside hydrolase family 10 protein gives MVSNTTLFRDLENHWASLFIHALAQRRILNGYLDGTFRPDNPVSRGEFAAMMGAIINLPVKREYIGFKDVPDNYWARNAIRRVYETGVMTGYPDQTFRPNDRVSRADVLVVMVNALGIASQFSPESVGRLAQIYEDAANIPSYAINSIAIASGNSLVVNYPNIKLLSPQTGATRGDVAVMIYQALVYLGRVQKINSPYIVTLPLGVKTVKVSHQREFRGAWITVVWNSDWPSKPGLSVEQQKTELVEIIKQLQSLNFNALILQVRPEGDAVYASPIEPWSAWIMGTQGKAPEPVYDPLEFAIEECHKRNIEVHAWFNPYRAKTTTKSGSNVSPHIAITNPEVVYRWGNQLWMDPGAKIVQDRAYNVIIDVLNRYDVDGIHLDDYFYPYPISGQSFPDEKTYSAYKNNGGKLSVEDWRRENVNQMVWRLSEGIKKIKPHVKFGISPFGIYRPGQPPGIVGLDPYSVLYADSKKWLQEGWIDYLAPQLYWRTDQTQQSYETLLKWWTEVNTKQRHVYAGNNIGQLDGKVWKNSEIEKQIVISRNLRNNFSLGNIFFSMKSLAENRQGIGDQFKRVYYPRPSIVPTMPWINQTPPPPPQNVTFQDGKLNWQRGDNISVRSWTLYRQIEDTWTIQRILSAGTTFATVQPGNYAVCAVDRLGNESLGVTITVS, from the coding sequence ATGGTATCTAACACTACATTATTCAGAGATCTTGAAAATCACTGGGCAAGTTTATTCATTCACGCATTAGCCCAAAGACGAATTCTCAATGGCTACCTTGATGGTACATTTCGCCCGGACAACCCCGTGAGTCGTGGAGAGTTTGCAGCCATGATGGGGGCGATTATTAACTTGCCAGTAAAACGGGAGTATATAGGGTTTAAAGACGTTCCGGATAACTACTGGGCGAGAAATGCCATCAGGAGAGTATATGAGACAGGAGTGATGACAGGTTATCCCGATCAAACCTTCCGTCCCAATGATAGGGTGTCTAGAGCTGATGTGTTAGTTGTTATGGTTAATGCTTTGGGAATTGCCAGTCAGTTTTCCCCTGAATCGGTGGGTAGACTGGCACAGATCTATGAAGATGCGGCAAATATTCCTAGTTATGCCATTAATTCTATTGCGATCGCATCTGGGAATAGTTTAGTAGTGAACTATCCAAATATCAAACTACTGAGCCCCCAAACTGGCGCGACCCGTGGGGATGTGGCGGTGATGATCTATCAAGCCCTTGTGTACTTAGGTAGGGTGCAAAAGATTAATTCACCATATATTGTGACACTACCTTTAGGGGTCAAGACTGTAAAGGTGAGTCACCAGAGAGAATTTCGGGGCGCCTGGATAACAGTAGTGTGGAATAGTGATTGGCCATCTAAACCGGGATTAAGTGTGGAGCAGCAGAAAACCGAACTAGTGGAAATCATCAAACAACTGCAATCCTTAAACTTCAACGCTCTAATCTTACAAGTACGTCCAGAAGGAGACGCGGTGTATGCTTCCCCCATAGAACCATGGAGTGCGTGGATTATGGGAACTCAAGGGAAAGCTCCCGAACCAGTTTACGACCCCCTGGAATTTGCCATTGAGGAATGCCATAAACGTAATATAGAGGTTCACGCCTGGTTTAATCCCTACCGAGCAAAAACCACTACCAAAAGTGGATCTAATGTTAGTCCCCATATAGCCATAACTAATCCTGAAGTGGTTTATAGATGGGGTAATCAGTTATGGATGGATCCCGGTGCCAAAATTGTTCAAGACAGAGCTTATAATGTTATTATTGATGTTTTAAATCGTTATGATGTGGATGGTATTCATCTGGATGATTACTTTTACCCCTATCCCATATCTGGTCAATCATTCCCCGACGAAAAGACATACAGTGCTTATAAAAATAATGGTGGTAAACTGAGTGTGGAAGATTGGCGAAGAGAAAACGTCAATCAAATGGTATGGAGGTTATCGGAAGGCATTAAAAAAATCAAACCCCATGTAAAATTTGGCATTAGTCCCTTTGGGATTTACCGTCCGGGACAACCGCCAGGAATTGTGGGTTTAGATCCCTATAGCGTTCTGTATGCTGATTCAAAAAAATGGTTACAGGAAGGTTGGATTGACTATTTAGCACCTCAACTATATTGGCGGACAGATCAAACACAACAAAGTTATGAGACCCTGCTAAAATGGTGGACAGAAGTCAACACTAAACAGCGACATGTTTACGCTGGTAATAATATTGGACAACTAGATGGTAAAGTATGGAAAAATTCAGAAATTGAAAAACAAATTGTTATTTCTCGCAACTTAAGGAACAATTTTTCTCTAGGGAATATCTTTTTCAGCATGAAATCCCTAGCGGAAAATCGCCAAGGGATTGGGGATCAATTTAAACGGGTGTATTATCCTCGTCCTTCCATAGTTCCTACTATGCCGTGGATAAATCAAACACCCCCACCGCCTCCTCAAAATGTAACCTTTCAAGATGGAAAACTAAATTGGCAAAGGGGAGATAATATATCCGTACGGTCTTGGACTCTCTACCGTCAAATTGAGGATACCTGGACAATACAAAGAATTTTATCTGCTGGTACCACTTTTGCAACTGTACAACCAGGTAATTATGCAGTATGTGCGGTAGATAGACTGGGTAATGAGAGCTTAGGTGTGACAATTACAGTTTCGTGA
- a CDS encoding septal ring lytic transglycosylase RlpA family protein, producing MNQKNLWTTAAVFISVASLPAMGFTQTAKGSTPIKQASTKGDAVKVGEYQSPTREPELEGVTRIQPHSLQGRQAATLYIRNTPVLTFLGSRGETKVGDRSSKVVKYGSVNTGKSPQITSGGGIRGAKESPRSILVNDPVYRASLVAAKINQLVLDSADGRQVTVSWNPKGKYSGNESSPASVSMGNYTIRFDGKELVEINESTRLADGTNNLAKDALQATNNLRKILGETAEIKEIANLPKPGNISIPKLPQKVAIGGIRINFRGMASWYGYDWAGRKTANGERFNPESMTAAHRSLPMGTKVRVTNTHNGRSVVVRINDRGPYIGGRVIDLSVGAARILGMVSSGVAAVRIEVLGR from the coding sequence ATGAATCAAAAAAATTTGTGGACTACTGCTGCCGTGTTTATATCTGTTGCGAGCCTACCTGCAATGGGTTTTACTCAAACAGCCAAGGGGAGTACCCCCATTAAACAAGCATCTACCAAAGGTGATGCAGTAAAAGTGGGAGAATACCAGTCCCCAACACGGGAACCTGAGCTAGAGGGTGTGACCAGAATTCAACCGCATAGCCTACAGGGTCGTCAAGCAGCAACTCTTTACATCCGAAACACTCCAGTTCTTACCTTTTTGGGTTCTCGCGGAGAAACAAAGGTGGGGGACCGTAGTAGTAAAGTTGTAAAATACGGCAGCGTAAACACCGGTAAGTCACCCCAAATTACCAGCGGGGGCGGTATTAGGGGTGCGAAGGAGTCTCCCAGATCCATTTTGGTCAATGACCCAGTATACAGAGCCAGTTTAGTAGCAGCGAAAATTAACCAGCTAGTGCTGGACAGTGCAGACGGTAGACAAGTTACCGTCAGTTGGAATCCCAAAGGGAAATATTCTGGCAATGAGAGTTCACCCGCTTCAGTCAGCATGGGTAACTACACAATTAGATTTGACGGTAAAGAATTGGTGGAAATTAATGAATCCACCCGTTTAGCAGATGGTACAAACAATCTGGCAAAAGATGCCTTACAAGCAACCAATAATTTGAGAAAAATTCTCGGAGAAACAGCTGAAATCAAGGAAATTGCCAACTTACCCAAGCCAGGAAATATATCTATACCCAAACTCCCCCAAAAAGTTGCCATTGGTGGGATCAGAATTAACTTTAGAGGTATGGCCTCCTGGTATGGTTATGATTGGGCTGGGAGAAAAACGGCCAACGGGGAAAGATTTAATCCTGAATCCATGACTGCGGCCCATCGTAGTTTGCCCATGGGGACAAAAGTTCGTGTCACAAACACTCACAATGGTCGTTCCGTAGTGGTGCGAATTAATGACCGTGGCCCATATATAGGCGGTCGAGTTATTGACCTTTCTGTGGGTGCGGCCCGAATCTTAGGTATGGTTAGTAGTGGTGTTGCTGCAGTACGTATTGAAGTGCTGGGAAGATAA
- a CDS encoding bifunctional pantoate--beta-alanine ligase/(d)CMP kinase has translation MRVLTAISGLRCYLQERRQQTNNKNNTQLLGEKVRLFPTSVGLVPTMGALHLGHLSLIQRAREENHTVVVSVFVNPLQFGPQEDYQRYPRTWEGDKLLCEQAGVDAIFAPSPEEMGISGKNIEENQVTQVLPPSGMISSLCASYRPGHFQGVTTIVTKLFNVVQPDRAYFGKKDGQQLAIIKRLVADLNFPIEIIACPTVREASGLALSSRNQYLTDTEKEQAALLHQGLVQAETAFRSGIRHSNQLLGIVQAEIAKSTNIYVEYIELVEPSTLMPLNEIQKEGMLAIAARIGNTRLIDNTILSDVKTTPRQPIIAIDGPAGAGKSTVAKQVATQLGLVYLDTGAMYRAITWLVLQTGTDPEDEQAIACLARECKIELIATENPEIPLEVWINKYNVTGEIRSGEVTAKVSGVSGQSAVRQFLVREQQKWGEKGGLVAEGRDIGTNVFPDAEVKIFLTASVEERARRRQQDFIKQGRGEINLEQLKQEIQERDEKDSTRKISPLRKASDALEIETDGLGPEEVTAKIVDCYHRIQLHRAD, from the coding sequence GTGCGTGTACTAACAGCTATATCAGGTTTACGATGTTACTTGCAGGAGCGTCGTCAGCAAACAAATAATAAAAACAATACTCAATTATTGGGTGAAAAAGTTCGGTTGTTCCCTACCTCTGTTGGGTTGGTGCCCACCATGGGTGCACTTCACTTGGGTCATTTAAGCCTAATTCAAAGGGCTAGAGAAGAAAACCACACGGTAGTAGTCAGTGTTTTTGTTAATCCGCTTCAATTTGGACCCCAGGAAGACTATCAACGTTATCCTCGGACTTGGGAAGGGGATAAACTACTCTGCGAGCAAGCAGGAGTAGATGCCATTTTTGCACCTAGTCCAGAAGAAATGGGAATTTCTGGGAAAAATATAGAAGAAAATCAAGTTACACAAGTGTTGCCTCCATCTGGTATGATTAGCAGTTTGTGTGCTAGTTATCGACCAGGACACTTTCAAGGTGTGACAACTATTGTCACCAAACTCTTTAATGTGGTACAACCAGATCGAGCCTACTTTGGCAAAAAAGATGGTCAGCAACTGGCTATTATTAAACGTTTAGTAGCTGACTTGAATTTTCCCATAGAAATTATTGCCTGTCCCACGGTACGAGAAGCTTCAGGTTTGGCATTGAGCTCTCGTAATCAGTATTTAACGGACACCGAAAAAGAGCAGGCTGCTCTATTGCATCAAGGCTTAGTTCAAGCTGAGACAGCTTTTAGATCTGGTATTCGCCATAGTAATCAGCTTCTAGGAATAGTCCAAGCTGAAATAGCAAAATCTACGAATATCTACGTGGAATATATTGAATTAGTTGAACCAAGTACACTAATGCCTTTAAACGAAATTCAAAAAGAAGGAATGTTGGCGATCGCAGCCCGCATTGGTAATACAAGACTAATTGATAACACAATTTTATCTGATGTGAAGACTACCCCACGACAACCAATTATCGCCATTGATGGTCCTGCTGGTGCTGGTAAATCTACTGTAGCTAAACAAGTGGCAACACAGTTAGGGCTAGTGTATTTAGATACAGGAGCTATGTATAGAGCCATAACCTGGTTAGTGTTACAAACCGGCACTGATCCTGAAGATGAACAAGCGATCGCCTGTTTAGCAAGAGAGTGTAAAATAGAACTGATTGCCACGGAAAATCCAGAAATTCCGCTAGAGGTATGGATAAACAAATACAATGTTACTGGTGAGATACGCAGTGGAGAAGTAACAGCAAAAGTATCAGGTGTATCTGGTCAAAGTGCAGTTCGTCAATTCCTAGTGAGAGAACAGCAAAAATGGGGTGAGAAAGGGGGTTTAGTCGCTGAAGGGAGAGACATTGGTACTAATGTTTTTCCCGATGCGGAAGTAAAAATATTTCTTACAGCTTCAGTAGAGGAGCGGGCCCGTCGTCGCCAGCAAGACTTTATTAAACAGGGGCGAGGTGAAATAAATTTAGAGCAGTTGAAGCAAGAGATTCAGGAAAGGGACGAAAAAGATAGCACCAGAAAGATTTCCCCTTTAAGAAAAGCGTCAGACGCGTTGGAAATAGAGACTGATGGGTTAGGTCCGGAGGAAGTAACTGCGAAAATTGTAGATTGCTATCATAGGATACAACTACACCGTGCTGACTGA